From Chelatococcus sp. HY11, the proteins below share one genomic window:
- a CDS encoding AbrB/MazE/SpoVT family DNA-binding domain-containing protein, with amino-acid sequence MTSTVTSKGQVTIPKAVRDLLGIAPGSKVAFRRAADGSVVLTKADTDRPPSRFQRLRGHAGKGLDTDAIMALTRGEA; translated from the coding sequence ATGACGAGCACGGTGACGTCCAAGGGGCAGGTCACAATCCCGAAAGCGGTCAGGGATCTGCTTGGAATTGCTCCAGGAAGCAAGGTGGCTTTCCGCAGGGCGGCCGATGGCAGCGTGGTGCTGACGAAAGCGGACACGGACAGGCCTCCCAGCCGGTTCCAGCGGCTCAGAGGGCACGCGGGCAAGGGACTTGATACGGATGCGATCATGGCGCTCACGCGTGGCGAAGCGTGA
- the repC gene encoding plasmid replication protein RepC, producing MQTHIATTPFGRRTMSLAQLAQQSIGRSAPKDTAVHKWQVFQHIREARDRLGATDRALTILNALLSFHPETTLSARGGLVVWPSNDQLAARANGMPATTLRRHLANLVECGLIIRRDSPNGKRFARKGRGGDIEQVYGFDLSPIVTRADAFKDMAEAVQADKRARQVAREQLTLLRRDIVKTITAARAEGAPGPWEIAQHRYHAIISQLPRQPCGEVIEAICADLRHLWDDIRTSLENFTQSRIPAANESHSGGHLKESNPESHSEFQKDDSRDEQNAPSGETTPPVAQDRQGPSLSTVIKACPAIIDLAQGRAIQNWRDLLGLAGVVRPMLGISPKLWEETCATLGAQGAATVLAAIYERSGEISNPGGYLRNLTQRAVTGEFSTTPMVLALFTAKLRKDRGGEYLQHPIPTTELPGIAGGHSRPSITVSAALQQKLKSGATRRAWSRR from the coding sequence ATGCAGACGCATATTGCAACGACGCCCTTTGGGCGGCGGACGATGTCGCTTGCCCAGCTGGCACAGCAATCCATCGGACGCAGCGCCCCGAAAGACACCGCTGTCCATAAATGGCAGGTGTTTCAACATATCCGCGAAGCGCGCGATCGCCTGGGGGCCACCGACAGGGCCCTCACCATCCTGAACGCCTTGCTCTCGTTCCATCCGGAAACCACCCTGTCAGCGCGGGGAGGTCTTGTTGTCTGGCCTTCCAACGATCAGCTCGCAGCCCGCGCCAATGGCATGCCCGCCACAACCCTGCGGCGACACCTCGCCAACCTGGTGGAATGCGGCCTCATCATCCGCCGCGACAGTCCCAACGGCAAACGCTTCGCCCGCAAGGGCAGGGGAGGGGACATCGAGCAGGTCTACGGTTTTGACCTCTCACCCATCGTCACACGCGCCGATGCCTTCAAAGACATGGCGGAAGCCGTGCAGGCTGACAAACGCGCGAGACAAGTCGCCCGGGAACAGCTGACGCTCCTGCGCCGGGATATCGTCAAGACCATCACCGCTGCCCGCGCGGAAGGCGCACCAGGCCCCTGGGAGATCGCACAGCACCGCTACCACGCGATCATCAGCCAGCTTCCGCGCCAGCCCTGCGGAGAGGTCATCGAGGCGATCTGCGCTGATCTGCGCCATCTCTGGGACGATATTCGCACATCCTTGGAAAACTTCACACAATCCCGGATTCCGGCCGCCAATGAGTCCCATTCTGGCGGGCACTTAAAAGAGTCAAACCCAGAATCTCATTCTGAATTTCAAAAAGATGACTCAAGGGATGAACAAAACGCCCCTTCCGGCGAGACCACGCCCCCAGTCGCTCAGGATCGGCAAGGACCGAGCCTTTCCACGGTCATCAAAGCCTGCCCAGCTATCATCGATCTGGCCCAGGGCCGTGCCATTCAGAACTGGCGAGATCTTCTGGGATTGGCAGGTGTTGTTCGTCCGATGCTGGGGATCAGTCCCAAACTCTGGGAGGAAACTTGTGCAACGCTCGGCGCCCAGGGTGCTGCGACAGTGCTCGCCGCGATTTATGAGCGGTCGGGGGAGATCTCCAATCCAGGTGGCTATCTTCGTAATCTCACCCAGCGCGCGGTCACCGGAGAGTTCTCGACCACTCCCATGGTCCTCGCCCTGTTCACGGCGAAGTTGAGAAAGGACAGGGGAGGGGAGTATCTCCAGCATCCAATCCCGACAACAGAACTCCCGGGGATCGCGGGCGGTCATTCTCGCCCCTCCATCACTGTGAGCGCCGCGTTGCAGCAAAAGCTCAAGAGCGGGGCAACTCGGCGAGCTTGGAGCAGGAGGTGA
- the repA gene encoding plasmid partitioning protein RepA — protein MNMATPAEEFETFSFHESILMQGELISDKLNMLRVEHYPPDATKTLRQFSLAEVAFFLGVTQSNVKKLHLEGKGPIPTTSASGRRTYTAKQMLELRHYLDRHGRADYKKYVPHRRPGESLQVISVVNFKGGSGKTTTAAHLAQHLALTGHRVLAIDLDPQASLSALHGFQPELDKNPSLYEALRYDKARKSISEVIRATNFPGLDIVPANLELQEYEYDTPLAAANKASSDGRLFFTRISDALREVDDRYDVVIVDCPPQLGYLTLTALTASTAVLITIHPQMLDVMSMSQFLLMLGGILQSISKAGAHVRLKWFRYLVTRYEPTDGPQTQMVGFMQALFPAHMLKNPMVKSTAISDAGITNQSLYEVERAQFIRTTYDRALEALNAVNGEITALVHGAWGRK, from the coding sequence ATGAACATGGCGACACCCGCTGAGGAATTTGAAACGTTCAGCTTTCACGAATCAATTCTCATGCAAGGAGAACTGATTTCGGACAAGCTGAACATGCTCCGCGTCGAGCATTACCCACCCGATGCGACCAAAACCCTGAGACAGTTCTCGTTGGCCGAAGTTGCATTCTTTTTGGGTGTCACTCAGTCGAATGTGAAAAAGCTTCACCTCGAAGGGAAGGGACCGATACCGACCACGTCCGCATCTGGACGTCGGACTTACACAGCCAAGCAGATGCTTGAATTGAGACATTATCTCGACCGGCATGGGCGCGCAGACTACAAGAAATATGTCCCGCACAGGAGGCCCGGAGAATCCTTACAGGTAATCTCAGTTGTGAACTTCAAAGGGGGTAGCGGAAAAACCACCACTGCGGCTCATCTAGCGCAGCATCTGGCTTTGACGGGCCATCGAGTGCTGGCAATCGATCTCGACCCTCAAGCCTCTTTATCAGCGCTGCACGGTTTCCAGCCAGAGCTGGACAAAAATCCATCTCTCTATGAAGCCCTTCGTTATGACAAGGCAAGAAAGTCGATCTCGGAAGTTATCCGCGCAACCAATTTTCCCGGCCTCGACATCGTGCCTGCGAACCTTGAGCTTCAGGAATACGAGTACGACACACCGCTTGCCGCAGCTAACAAAGCCTCATCGGATGGCCGCCTTTTCTTCACGCGTATTTCAGACGCGTTACGGGAGGTGGACGATCGCTATGACGTAGTCATCGTCGATTGTCCGCCGCAACTTGGCTATCTCACTCTAACCGCCCTCACGGCTTCAACCGCTGTTCTGATCACCATTCACCCACAGATGCTCGACGTCATGTCGATGAGTCAGTTCTTGCTGATGCTCGGGGGGATCCTGCAATCGATAAGCAAAGCCGGCGCGCATGTGCGCCTCAAATGGTTTCGCTATTTAGTCACACGCTACGAACCGACAGACGGCCCGCAAACGCAGATGGTCGGATTTATGCAAGCTCTCTTCCCTGCACATATGCTGAAGAACCCGATGGTAAAATCGACCGCGATTTCGGACGCGGGAATTACAAACCAGTCGCTCTACGAGGTCGAGCGCGCGCAATTCATTCGGACCACTTATGATCGCGCCCTTGAGGCTTTGAACGCGGTTAATGGGGAAATCACGGCTCTCGTTCATGGCGCGTGGGGGCGTAAATGA
- a CDS encoding type II toxin-antitoxin system VapC family toxin — MTLVDTNILLDLVTNDQDWADWSIEQLETAALAGPLMINDVVYAELSVRYDRIEGLDAFIEDAGLELMPIPRSALFLAGKVFTHYRKAGGSRTGVLPDFFIGAHAAVQGLPLLTRDLKRYRTYFPTVELISPVS, encoded by the coding sequence GTGACGCTCGTTGATACCAACATCCTGCTCGATCTCGTCACGAACGATCAAGACTGGGCAGATTGGTCGATCGAGCAGCTTGAAACTGCCGCTCTCGCGGGCCCATTGATGATCAACGATGTTGTGTATGCGGAGCTATCCGTTCGCTACGATCGGATAGAAGGCCTCGATGCCTTCATTGAGGACGCGGGCTTAGAACTGATGCCCATCCCTCGGTCAGCCTTGTTCTTGGCAGGCAAGGTGTTCACACACTATCGCAAGGCAGGCGGATCGCGCACCGGGGTGTTGCCGGACTTCTTCATTGGAGCCCATGCCGCGGTTCAAGGTCTACCTTTGCTGACGCGAGACTTGAAGCGCTATCGGACATACTTTCCAACGGTGGAGCTAATTTCGCCAGTGTCGTGA
- the repB gene encoding plasmid partitioning protein RepB, translating into MARKNLLANVSAHLTTTADREVRSDYANRGASRSMMLSIEEMAENAKKMIAGETVVSLDPALLDESFVVDRVEDDEEEFASLKQGIKSEGQLQPILVRPHPDADGRFMIVFGHRRARAARELGISVLAVVKNLEAIAHIVAQGQENSRRANLSFIEKALFATKLLSMGQSKETIRSALSIDDTLLSRMLSVVETVPAQVIEAIGAAKSVGRDRWEELKKLVANPKVAEYACDVVNAEAFRSLEGANRFNHLLGELKQAGQGRRKRKKAREGGVGVWSPDDRAVSASYQSTGKTFTLSLKSAHASEFGHFISSNLESLYRDFKEWKVRQQGE; encoded by the coding sequence ATGGCACGTAAAAACCTACTGGCCAACGTGTCCGCACATCTGACAACTACGGCGGACAGAGAGGTCCGATCTGACTACGCAAATCGCGGCGCGTCGCGATCGATGATGCTATCGATCGAGGAAATGGCTGAGAACGCCAAGAAGATGATAGCAGGCGAAACCGTCGTCAGCCTCGATCCGGCTCTATTGGACGAATCGTTCGTCGTAGATCGCGTCGAAGACGACGAGGAAGAGTTTGCGAGCCTGAAGCAGGGAATTAAATCGGAAGGGCAATTGCAGCCTATTTTGGTTCGCCCTCATCCGGACGCCGACGGCCGATTCATGATCGTGTTCGGGCATCGCCGCGCCCGCGCGGCGAGAGAGCTTGGCATTTCAGTTCTCGCAGTTGTGAAAAACCTCGAAGCCATTGCCCATATCGTTGCCCAGGGGCAGGAAAACTCTCGACGCGCAAATCTTTCCTTCATTGAGAAGGCTCTCTTCGCCACAAAGCTCTTGAGTATGGGGCAAAGTAAGGAAACGATTAGGTCTGCGCTCAGCATCGATGACACATTACTGTCGAGAATGCTGTCGGTAGTGGAAACCGTACCGGCTCAGGTGATTGAGGCAATCGGTGCCGCGAAGTCCGTTGGCAGGGACAGATGGGAAGAGCTCAAGAAACTCGTCGCCAATCCTAAAGTCGCGGAATACGCGTGCGATGTGGTCAACGCAGAAGCGTTCCGTTCGCTGGAGGGAGCAAACCGCTTCAATCATCTTCTTGGAGAACTGAAGCAGGCGGGGCAGGGGAGACGGAAGCGGAAGAAGGCCCGAGAGGGAGGAGTAGGCGTGTGGTCTCCTGACGATCGGGCCGTTTCTGCCAGCTACCAGAGCACAGGAAAAACATTCACGTTATCACTGAAGTCGGCTCACGCGAGCGAGTTCGGCCATTTCATTTCATCAAACCTTGAATCGCTTTATCGCGATTTCAAGGAGTGGAAAGTTCGACAGCAAGGAGAGTAG